One segment of Methylocella silvestris BL2 DNA contains the following:
- a CDS encoding DUF4399 domain-containing protein, whose protein sequence is MSNWTKTAFVLCAMTAAWPAAAQAPAATPSESAAPAPYQQMATPAGAKLYIISPANKARVRSPFTVQFGLKGMGVTQAGNTSANAGHHHLLVDVKEPISETEIIPSDKNHLHFGGGQTETTLDLPPGRHTLQLVLGDAKHRPLSPLLASQKIEVTVVSPTAKKKKHRRPGHYHY, encoded by the coding sequence ATGAGCAACTGGACCAAGACGGCATTCGTACTGTGCGCGATGACGGCCGCCTGGCCGGCCGCCGCGCAAGCGCCGGCGGCGACGCCCTCCGAATCCGCCGCGCCGGCGCCTTACCAGCAAATGGCGACGCCGGCGGGCGCGAAGCTCTACATTATCTCGCCGGCCAATAAAGCGCGGGTCCGCTCGCCCTTCACGGTTCAGTTCGGCCTGAAAGGCATGGGAGTCACGCAGGCGGGGAACACATCCGCCAATGCCGGGCATCATCATCTTCTTGTCGACGTCAAGGAGCCGATTTCCGAGACGGAGATCATTCCCTCGGACAAGAACCATCTTCATTTCGGCGGCGGCCAGACCGAAACGACGCTGGATCTGCCGCCGGGCCGGCATACGCTCCAGCTCGTCCTCGGCGACGCCAAGCACAGACCCTTATCGCCGCTGCTGGCGTCGCAAAAGATCGAGGTGACGGTGGTCTCGCCGACGGCCAAGAAGAAGAAACATCGGCGGCCGGGACATTATCACTATTGA